A window of Pirellula sp. SH-Sr6A contains these coding sequences:
- the rplM gene encoding 50S ribosomal protein L13, which produces MVAQPKTYVAKPHSVEQKWYIVDATDCVLGRLASEIATVLMGKHRPEYTPHVDTGEYVVVVNAEKVVMSGNKLNVRHYAWYNGYNRQKMESYAERLERKPTDLVKFAVKRMLPKNNLGRHMLAKLKVYAGPDHPHQAQEPIPAPFVKKS; this is translated from the coding sequence ATGGTAGCACAACCTAAAACCTACGTCGCAAAGCCTCACTCCGTTGAGCAAAAGTGGTACATCGTCGATGCGACCGACTGTGTTCTTGGACGATTGGCGAGCGAGATCGCCACCGTATTGATGGGTAAGCACCGTCCCGAATACACGCCGCACGTTGATACGGGTGAATACGTCGTTGTTGTCAACGCGGAAAAGGTCGTCATGTCGGGCAACAAGCTCAACGTGCGACATTACGCTTGGTACAACGGCTACAACCGCCAAAAGATGGAAAGCTACGCAGAGCGTCTGGAACGAAAGCCAACGGACTTGGTCAAGTTCGCTGTGAAGCGAATGCTGCCTAAGAACAACCTTGGTCGCCACATGTTGGCGAAACTGAAGGTGTACGCTGGCCCAGATCACCCTCACCAAGCTCAAGAGCCAATCCCGGCTCCATTCGTGAAGAAGAGCTAG
- a CDS encoding aminotransferase class I/II-fold pyridoxal phosphate-dependent enzyme — protein MLDLKGLFAPHPLPTGDIIDALRYWANVAPNKVAFYYTDGETDSDQSLTYAELDHAARAVAVRILENHKPGERGLLLYPPTMEFVIGFFGCLYAGCVAVPAYPPRRSRKGARIQGIAQDCRAQFALTTSDTVAQILKDEGMKAETESMRLLGTDSVDRSIAIQYQELPVDPRSLAVLQYTSGSTGQPKGVMLTHDNLLKNCEMIAQLFQNNHEKRGVSWLPMYHDMGLVGGVLSPVYMSATMTLMSPMSFMQRPIRWLKTISKYKATTSGGPNFAYQLCIDKVTEEELDELDLSSWEVAFNGAEPVRASTLEMFTRKFSKCGFSHRSHFPCYGMAETTLIVTGGPFQQPPVIRAFDSRKLDARIVTPVDSNAAEARGMVGCGRATENEKVLIVDSETKKPLGDELIGEIWVQSPSVGKGYWEKEELSKETFQAITSDGQGPFLRTGDLGFWSENQLYVAGRVKDLIIVRGVNRYPQDIEETVEQCHESISSSAAAAFADDSGPRERLIIAVEVQRSLEADWGPAVQSIRRAVTQVHELPPDAVVLVRHGSLPRTSSGKIQRHACLRGFRENSFRVIHQWLSWEEELPGQSPMIAAATVDDLKSGFQRNTGTKKTRDPDPAVVELVRRAVKSVAQERAKLLDLDTNVIVDLGLDSLERLQIAHTLENAVGGRFPEEVLQEIETVREIAEAIEQHFGKDRIREDLVASESDQPAPREVAPEDYRFELMPEYRRLKQMMSQFDMTGIPNPYFSVHEGLTRDTTTVAGRQLISFASYNYLGMSGDPTVTEAVIQSVKKYGTSVSASRLVSGEKDIHRVLEQEIARWVGVEDSVVFVGGHSTNETVIGHLTGPNDLILHDALSHNSIVQGAILSGSRRRAFAHNSYEALDEALTELRTRYRRVLVIVEGVYSMDGDYPELPAFIEVCKKHKCWLMVDEAHSIGTMGTHGRGIAEHFGIDPTDVDIWMGTLSKSFGSCGGYIAGKKELVEYLKYTTPGFVFSVGLSPANTAAAIASLKVIEREPNRVDRLHEASALFLNEARKHGLNTGKSANTPVVPVITGNSLHALLLSRRMNESGVNVQPILYPAVEESAARLRFFINSTHTNQQILYAVDKCAEHFKAIAPEHFRAPHAVET, from the coding sequence GTGTTGGATTTGAAAGGGCTTTTTGCCCCCCACCCGTTGCCAACTGGCGACATCATCGATGCGCTTCGTTATTGGGCCAACGTTGCGCCCAACAAGGTTGCCTTCTACTACACGGACGGGGAGACCGATAGCGACCAATCTCTCACCTATGCCGAACTCGATCACGCCGCGAGGGCGGTGGCGGTTCGAATTCTCGAGAATCACAAGCCAGGCGAGCGAGGCTTGCTTCTTTACCCTCCCACCATGGAGTTCGTGATCGGGTTTTTCGGGTGCCTTTATGCCGGTTGCGTGGCGGTGCCAGCCTATCCCCCTCGGCGCAGCCGCAAGGGCGCTCGCATCCAAGGCATCGCGCAGGATTGCCGCGCGCAGTTCGCGCTGACGACCAGCGATACGGTCGCCCAAATCTTGAAAGATGAGGGGATGAAGGCAGAGACCGAGTCGATGCGTCTGCTCGGAACCGATTCGGTCGACCGCTCCATTGCGATTCAATACCAAGAACTTCCGGTCGACCCGCGTTCGCTGGCGGTGCTCCAGTACACTTCCGGCTCGACGGGGCAGCCGAAGGGGGTCATGCTCACCCATGATAATTTGCTCAAAAACTGCGAAATGATTGCGCAGTTGTTTCAAAACAACCATGAGAAACGGGGAGTCAGCTGGCTCCCGATGTACCACGACATGGGCTTGGTAGGAGGAGTCCTGTCGCCGGTTTACATGTCGGCAACGATGACTCTGATGAGCCCGATGTCGTTCATGCAGCGACCGATTCGATGGCTCAAAACGATAAGCAAGTACAAAGCCACTACCAGCGGTGGCCCCAATTTTGCCTATCAGCTCTGTATCGATAAGGTCACCGAGGAAGAACTGGACGAGCTAGACCTTTCCAGTTGGGAGGTTGCGTTCAACGGCGCAGAACCCGTCCGCGCCTCGACGTTGGAGATGTTCACTCGCAAGTTCTCGAAATGCGGTTTCTCCCACCGATCGCACTTCCCCTGCTATGGCATGGCGGAAACGACGTTGATCGTAACCGGCGGACCTTTCCAACAGCCGCCTGTTATCCGCGCATTCGATAGTCGAAAGCTCGATGCCAGAATCGTCACTCCAGTGGACTCCAATGCTGCAGAGGCTCGCGGTATGGTGGGGTGTGGTCGTGCGACGGAAAACGAGAAAGTTCTGATCGTCGACTCCGAGACCAAGAAGCCGCTTGGGGATGAGTTGATCGGCGAGATTTGGGTTCAAAGCCCAAGCGTTGGAAAAGGTTATTGGGAGAAGGAGGAGCTGTCCAAAGAGACGTTCCAAGCGATCACATCGGACGGGCAGGGGCCGTTTTTGCGAACAGGAGATTTGGGATTCTGGAGCGAAAACCAACTCTATGTCGCTGGCCGCGTGAAGGACTTGATCATCGTCCGCGGCGTCAACCGCTACCCGCAGGACATTGAGGAAACGGTCGAACAATGTCACGAATCGATATCTTCGTCCGCGGCGGCCGCATTCGCCGATGATTCGGGGCCTCGGGAAAGGTTGATCATCGCGGTCGAAGTCCAGCGTTCTCTCGAAGCGGATTGGGGCCCAGCGGTGCAGTCGATCCGGAGGGCGGTGACCCAGGTCCATGAACTACCGCCGGACGCCGTCGTCCTAGTGCGTCATGGTTCGCTCCCGCGCACGTCGTCGGGCAAGATTCAACGGCACGCTTGCCTCCGCGGATTCCGCGAAAACAGTTTTCGGGTAATTCACCAATGGCTTTCGTGGGAAGAGGAGCTCCCAGGGCAATCGCCGATGATCGCTGCGGCGACCGTCGACGATTTGAAGTCCGGGTTCCAACGCAACACCGGAACCAAGAAGACACGCGATCCTGACCCCGCCGTGGTGGAGTTGGTACGGCGTGCGGTGAAGTCTGTTGCGCAGGAGAGAGCCAAGCTCCTGGACTTGGACACCAACGTCATCGTCGATTTGGGATTGGATAGTCTCGAGCGACTCCAAATCGCGCACACGCTGGAAAACGCGGTGGGAGGACGGTTCCCCGAAGAAGTTCTACAAGAAATCGAAACAGTCCGAGAAATCGCCGAGGCTATCGAGCAGCACTTCGGGAAAGACCGAATTCGAGAGGACTTGGTCGCTTCGGAATCGGACCAGCCCGCGCCACGAGAAGTTGCACCGGAGGACTATCGTTTTGAGCTTATGCCGGAGTACCGGCGACTCAAGCAGATGATGTCGCAGTTTGACATGACAGGCATCCCGAACCCGTACTTCTCGGTGCACGAAGGGTTGACGCGCGACACGACCACCGTGGCAGGGAGGCAGTTGATTAGCTTTGCGAGTTACAACTATCTTGGGATGAGCGGCGACCCGACCGTCACCGAGGCGGTGATCCAATCGGTAAAGAAGTACGGAACGAGTGTATCGGCGTCGCGATTGGTGAGCGGTGAGAAGGATATTCACCGCGTTCTCGAGCAGGAGATTGCTCGCTGGGTCGGGGTGGAGGATTCTGTCGTCTTCGTCGGCGGTCATTCGACCAACGAGACGGTCATCGGGCATCTAACCGGTCCCAATGACTTGATTTTGCACGATGCCCTTTCTCACAACAGCATCGTCCAAGGGGCCATACTATCGGGAAGTCGCCGTAGAGCATTTGCGCATAACAGCTATGAAGCCTTGGATGAGGCGTTGACCGAACTTCGGACTCGCTATCGCCGTGTGTTGGTGATCGTAGAAGGTGTCTACAGCATGGACGGGGATTACCCCGAGCTCCCCGCCTTTATCGAAGTCTGCAAGAAACACAAATGTTGGTTGATGGTAGACGAAGCGCACTCCATCGGAACGATGGGAACTCATGGTCGAGGTATCGCAGAGCACTTCGGCATCGACCCAACCGATGTTGATATCTGGATGGGGACTCTCAGCAAATCATTCGGCTCCTGCGGTGGCTACATCGCCGGAAAGAAAGAGCTAGTTGAGTATCTCAAGTACACCACTCCGGGGTTCGTGTTCAGTGTTGGTCTTTCGCCGGCGAACACCGCGGCTGCGATTGCATCGTTGAAGGTAATCGAGCGAGAACCCAATCGGGTTGACAGGTTGCATGAGGCGTCCGCGTTGTTCTTGAACGAGGCTCGCAAACATGGATTGAACACTGGAAAGAGCGCAAACACGCCGGTCGTCCCTGTCATCACCGGAAACTCCTTGCACGCCCTGCTACTGTCGCGTCGCATGAACGAGTCCGGTGTGAATGTGCAGCCGATTTTGTACCCCGCAGTAGAAGAATCCGCTGCACGACTGCGGTTCTTTATCAACTCGACGCACACAAACCAACAGATTCTTTATGCGGTCGACAAATGCGCAGAGCATTTCAAAGCGATTGCGCCCGAGCATTTCCGTGCCCCGCATGCCGTAGAAACCTGA
- a CDS encoding gamma carbonic anhydrase family protein: MTVPLNRTIFRPELIASDAFVAPNATLLGEVLVGNEACILFGAVLRGDCEPISIGAQTNIQDHCCLHADPGFPCVVGKRVTVGHGAIVHGATVEDECLIGIRAVLLNGSVIGTGSIIAAGALIPEGKVIPPHSLVMGMPGKVVRQVGPDDRVLIERGWQHYVETSHAYRASLASGKTSR, from the coding sequence ATGACCGTACCCTTGAATCGTACGATCTTTCGACCGGAGTTGATTGCGTCCGACGCATTTGTAGCCCCCAACGCAACCTTGCTCGGGGAAGTGTTGGTGGGGAATGAAGCGTGCATCTTGTTTGGCGCGGTACTGCGTGGCGATTGCGAACCTATTTCCATCGGCGCCCAGACCAACATTCAAGATCATTGCTGCCTCCATGCCGATCCTGGCTTTCCGTGTGTTGTCGGGAAGCGCGTTACAGTAGGACATGGGGCAATCGTACACGGTGCAACAGTAGAAGACGAATGCTTGATCGGCATTCGAGCGGTACTACTGAACGGGTCGGTGATCGGAACTGGGTCTATCATTGCCGCAGGCGCGCTCATTCCGGAGGGGAAGGTCATTCCCCCGCACTCCCTGGTCATGGGGATGCCGGGGAAGGTGGTTCGCCAGGTGGGGCCCGACGACCGGGTCTTGATCGAGCGAGGTTGGCAGCACTACGTCGAAACATCCCATGCTTATAGAGCATCCCTTGCTTCTGGAAAAACAAGTCGATGA
- a CDS encoding tRNA (guanine(46)-N(7))-methyltransferase TrmB, giving the protein MNRRRDQSSKPVELQPGDQELEMGVPIPGIIQPKERWTQTGIKKLPEAGPLALGSIFGREAPVAVDIGCGNGRFAIGSALARPGWDHLAIDLLPTVIRYATRRGNQRGLSNVRFLVCDGWRFLENYLRPESVDEFHIYHPQPYSDPDQAERRLLSPAFFMLLIERLKPDGKLFLQTDRRPYWDYMVDCASQLMDWQEMPSGWGDEPFIRSRREMISADQQLPVFRGFGTRRKTLSHEQVAAIASGLPLPNFMVHPSEDPSATPSRRRSRFRPKRGKPRTGPR; this is encoded by the coding sequence ATGAACCGACGTCGTGACCAAAGTTCTAAGCCTGTCGAATTGCAACCGGGCGATCAAGAGCTTGAGATGGGTGTTCCCATTCCAGGCATCATCCAACCGAAAGAGCGTTGGACGCAAACCGGAATCAAGAAGTTGCCTGAAGCGGGACCACTGGCCTTGGGTTCGATCTTTGGACGCGAAGCACCCGTTGCCGTGGATATCGGCTGTGGCAATGGTCGTTTTGCAATCGGTTCGGCGTTAGCAAGGCCGGGTTGGGATCATCTCGCCATTGACTTGCTTCCAACGGTGATTCGGTATGCGACGCGCCGGGGCAATCAACGAGGTTTGAGCAATGTCCGGTTTCTGGTCTGCGATGGATGGCGATTTTTAGAGAATTACCTCAGGCCTGAATCCGTCGACGAATTTCATATCTATCATCCGCAGCCGTATTCCGATCCCGATCAAGCGGAGCGTCGACTGCTTTCCCCAGCCTTCTTCATGCTATTGATCGAGCGATTGAAGCCAGATGGCAAGCTCTTTTTGCAAACAGACCGCCGTCCTTATTGGGACTACATGGTTGACTGCGCGAGTCAATTGATGGATTGGCAAGAAATGCCCAGCGGATGGGGTGATGAGCCCTTCATCCGTTCCCGGCGGGAGATGATTTCTGCCGATCAGCAGTTGCCTGTGTTCCGAGGCTTTGGAACTCGCCGGAAAACGCTTTCGCACGAACAGGTCGCTGCCATCGCGAGCGGGCTACCTTTACCCAACTTCATGGTGCATCCGTCGGAAGATCCGTCCGCGACACCTTCGCGGCGCCGTTCCCGGTTTCGACCGAAGCGTGGGAAGCCCCGAACAGGTCCCCGATAA
- a CDS encoding carboxypeptidase regulatory-like domain-containing protein, with protein sequence MNRLFTWIALFCFGMSAVGCSNPNPVGTVKGTATVKGKPYNKAAVMFVSLETGHGASGDLDDQGNYQLSDPIPVGQYTVYFAPKSIAPEDATAAPLPMHMDKAVPDKYWSESSSDIKVDVKEGSNDIPVEIK encoded by the coding sequence ATGAACCGCCTATTTACTTGGATAGCTTTGTTTTGTTTTGGGATGAGTGCCGTTGGATGTTCGAACCCCAACCCTGTCGGAACCGTCAAAGGAACCGCTACGGTCAAAGGGAAGCCTTACAACAAAGCGGCTGTTATGTTTGTCAGCTTGGAGACCGGACATGGCGCTAGCGGAGACCTAGACGATCAAGGAAACTATCAGCTTTCCGATCCCATCCCGGTAGGTCAGTACACGGTCTATTTCGCTCCGAAGTCGATTGCACCTGAGGATGCCACCGCAGCGCCTCTTCCGATGCACATGGACAAAGCCGTCCCGGACAAGTATTGGAGCGAGTCGAGCTCCGACATCAAAGTCGATGTCAAAGAAGGTTCCAACGATATTCCGGTTGAAATCAAATGA